The Cellulomonas oligotrophica sequence GATCCCGGGGCGGCGGCAGGCCACCGCCGTCGGCGGCGCCCTCGCCGCGTCCGGCCACGCCCCCGACCACGTGCTGTGCTCGTCCGCGCTGCGGACGCGGCAGACGTGGGACCTGGTCCGCCTCGCCCTCACCGCCGCCGGTGCGCCCGAGCCGCCCGCCGACGTCAGCGACGACCTCTACGACGCCGGCACCGGCGACCTCCTCGACCTCGTGCGGTCCGTGCCCGAGGACGTGCGCACCCTGCTGGTGGTCGGCCACGAGCCGACCGTCTCGCACGTCGCCGCCGCGCTGGCCGGTCCCGGGTCCGACGAGGCCGTCACGGCCCGTGTGCGGGTGGGTGTGCCGACGGCCGCGTGGTCGGTCCTCGAGATCGACGGCCCCTGGCAGCAGACCGCGCCCGGCGGTGCGCGCCTGACGGGCCTGCACGTCCCCGCCTGAGACGACATCGCCCGGCGGCCGTCGCTCGCCGGGACGGGCCCGGCCGCCCGGGCCCGTCAGCCGGCGAGCTGCGGCAGGTCCAGCACGGCGTCGAGCCGGCCCCGCACCACCGCGTCGGCGGCCTCCGCCAGCACCGGCTTGGCGTTGAACGCCACCCCGACGCCGGCCGCGGCCACCATGTCCAGGTCGTTCGCGCCGTCGCCGACCGCGACGGTCCGGTCCATCGGCACCCCGGTCGCCGCCGCGAACTCCGTGAGCGCCCGGGCCTTCGCCGCCCGGTCGACGACGTCGCCCTGCACCCGGCCGGTGAGGCGACCGCCGACGACCTCCAGGCGGTTGGCCCGCACCATCGTGATGCCCAGGCGCTCGGCCAGCGGCTCGACGACCTCGCAGAAGCCGCCGGAGACCAGCCCGACGGGCCACCCGCGGGCGTGCAGCTCCGCGACGAGCTCGCCCGCGCCCGGCGTGAGCTCGACCTCCGCCAGCACGTCGGCCAGGACCGTGGCGGGCAGCCCCGCGAGGGTCGCGACCCGGGCGTGCAGGGACGCGGCGAAGTCGAGCTCGCCGCGCATCGCGGCCTCGGTGACGGCGGCGACCTCGGCCAGGGCGTGCGGGCCGGCGTGGGCGGCGAGCATCTCCACGACCTCGCCGGTGATGAGCGTCGAGTCGACGTCCATCACGACGAGGCGGCGCGGGCCGGGGGCCGGGGGAGCGGGGGCGGTGCCGGCGGAGGTGGTGTCCACGACGGGCACGCTAGTGCGGCCGCGCGGCGCGCGCCCGCCCGTCCACGGGTCGTCGCGCACCGCACCGGTGCGGTGCGCGACGACGGCCCCGGGCCAGGGGCCTGCGGACCGGAGCGTGCCGTCAGTCGCTGATGACGGTGCCCTTGGGCACCACGGTGATGCCGGAGTCGGTCACCGTGAACCCGCGGGCGCGGTCGTGCGCGTGGTCGAGGCCGACGCGGGCACGCTCGGGGACGATGACGTTCTTGTCGAGGATCGCGCGGTGCACCTGCGCGTACCGCATGATCTGGACCCCGTCCATGAGCACCGAGTCCGTGACCTGGGCCCACGAGTGCAGGCGCACGCCGGGCGAGAGGATCGACCCCGACACGGTCGCGCCGGACACGAGGACGCCGGGGGAGACGATCGAGTCGGCGGCGTGGCCGAGCCGGCCGGCGCCCGCGTGCACGAACTTCGCGGGCGGCAGGCCGGTGTACCCGGTGTAGAGCGGCCACTCCTCGTTGTAGAGGTTGAACACCGGTTCCACGGAGATGAGGTCGTGGTTGGCCTCGAAGTACGAGTCGATCGTCCCGACGTCGCGCCAGTAGTCCCGGTCGCGGTCGGTGGACCCGGGCACGTCGTTGCGGATGAAGTCGTAGACGCCCGCGGTGCCGCGCTCGACGAACCACGGGACGATGTCGCCGCCCATGTCGTGCCGGGAGTTGACGTTCTCGGCGTCGACCGTCACGGCGTTGACGAGGGCGTCCGCGTCGGCGACGTAGTTGCCCATGGAGGCGAGGATCTCCAAGGGGGAGTCCGGCACCGGCACCGGGTCGGACGGCTTCTCGCGGAACCGGGCGATGCGCGTCGGGTCGGACGGGTCGGTCTCGATGACGCCGAACTGGTCGGCCTGCGAGATCGGCTGCCGGATGCCCGCGACGGTGAACTCCGCACCGGACTCGATGTGGGCGTCGACCATCTGGGAGAAGTCCATGCGGTAGACGTGGTCGGCGCCGACCACGACGACGATGTCGGGGCGCTCGTCGTCGATGATGTTCAGGCACTGGTAGATCGCGTCGGCGCTGCCCAGGTACCAGTGCTTGCCGACGCGCTGCTGCGCCGGCACGGCCGCCACGTAGTTGCCGAGCAGCGGTGACATGCGCCACGTGCGTGACACGTGCCGGTCGAGGCTGTGGGACTTGTACTGGGTGAGCACGATGACGTGCAGGTACCGCGAGTTGATGACGTTCGACAGGGCGAAGTCGACGAGGCGGTAGAGGCCGCCGAAGGGGACGGCGGGCTTCGCGCGGTGCGCGGTGAGCGGCATGAGCCGCTTCCCCTCCCCTCCGGCGAGGACGATGGCGAGGACACGCGGCGCTGGCATGTGCTCAACCTAGGGCCGCGAGGCCCGTGCAGCGAGACCGGTGGCGTGTGCGCGCTAGCGTGTCGCCCGAGGACCGGCGCCGGCCGGTCGCGAGGAGGCCCTGCCGTGCGCGTCGACCTGGTGACCCGCGAGTACCCGCCGCACGTCTACGGGGGTGCGGGCGTCCACGTCGCGGGGCTCACCGCGGTGCTGCGCGAGCACGTCGACGTGCGGGTGCACGCGTTCGACACCCCGCGCGAGGAGCCGGGCACGTACGGGTACGCGGTACCCGCCGAGCTCGCCGGCGCGAACGCCGCCCTGGCGACCCTCGGGGTCGACCTGGGTGTCGTGGAGGGGATCGGTCGGGTCGACGCGGGCGGTGCCCCGACGGACCTGGTCCACTCCCACACCTGGTACGCGAACATGGCCGGGCACCTGGCCGCGCTGCTGCACGACGTGCCGCACGTGCTGACGGCGCACTCGCTCGAGCCGCTGCGGCCGTGGAAGGCCGAGCAGCTCGGCGGCGGGTACCGGCTCTCGTCGTGGGTCGAGCGCACCGCGTACGAGGCGGCCGCCGCGGTGATCGCGGTGAGCGCCGGCATGCGCGAGGACATCCTGCGCGCCTACCCCGCGGTGGACCCGGCGCGCGTGCGCGTGGTCCACAACGGCATCGACCTGGACGGGTGGCGCCGGCCCGTCGGCGACGAGGCGGCCGCGCACGCCCGCACGGTCGTCGAGCGGCTCGGCATCGACCCCGACCGTCCCGCGGTCGTGTTCGTCGGGCGCATCACCCGGCAGAAGGGCCTGCCGTACCTGCTGCGGGCCGTGAGGGCGCTGCCGGCGGACGTCCAGCTCGTGCTGTGCGCGGGCGCGCCCGACACCCCGGAGATCCTCGCCGAGGTCACGGGCCTCGTCGAGGAGCTGCGGGCGCACCGCCAGGGGGTCGTGTGGATCGAGCAGATGCTGCCGCGCGCCGAGCTCGTGGCCGTCCTCGCGCACGGCACGGTGTTCGTGTGCCCGTCCGTGTACGAGCCCCTCGGCATCGTGAACCTCGAGGCGATGGCCGTGGGCGTGCCCGTCGTCGGCACCGCGACCGGCGGGATCCCGGAGGTCGTCGACGACGGCACCACCGGCTGGCTCGTGCCGATCGACCAGGTGCAGGACGGGACGGGGACGCCCGTGGACCCGGAGGCCTTCGTCGCCGACCTCGGGGCCGCGCTCGTCGACGCCGTGGCCGACACCGACCGGGCCGCGCGCTTCGGGCTGGCCGCGCGCCGCCGCGTCGAGGACCACTTCTCGTGGGAGGCGATCGGCCTGCGGACGCTCGAGGTGTACCGGCAGGTGCTCGGGGCCTGAGCGGCCCGCGGGCGGCCGGTCAGCGCGGGTCGAGGCTGGTCGCCGCCGCGGCCATGGCCCGGCGCGCGACGCGGTCGACCTCGCGCAGCGCCGTGGACCGCTGGTCGACCTGCCAGGCGTTGACCGCGCCGCCGTGGTCCTGCGTCGCCAGCCGCACCACGCCGCGCAGGCGGGCCGCGCTGGCCAGCACGCGCAGGCGCTGCCCGTCCAGGTGCGGCGGCACCCGCGTCGGGGCCAGGGCCGCCGTGCGCAGGTCGGCGATCTCCTCGGCCGCCTCGGGGCGCCACCGGGCCACGTCCAGGTCGACCAGCGCCTCGGTGGCCACCCGCAGGCTCTCGCGCAGGTCCCGCTCGGCGTCCGCGAGCGAACCGACCCGCCCCAGCACGGCGGTGCGCCAGTCGGGCACCTCGACGGTGCGCCACCGCACCAGGTGCCCGGGCTCGAGGGCCGAGCCGAACCGCTCCACGTGCGGGACGGCCGCGACCGTGCCCTCGCCGGTGGCCAGGAGCACGCACTCCCCGGCGTCCAGCGCGTCCGCGGCGGCGGGCGGCGCCACGACCACGGGGTCGCCCGGGACGGGCAGGACGGCGCTGACCGCCTCGACGGGCGGCAGGGCGCGCAGCCAGGTGGTCAGGGCCGCCCCGGTGCGCCCGTCCGCCTGCACGGTGTGCGGCTCGTCGTCGCCCTGCACGGCCGCGCCGGCACGGACCGGGTCGGTGCCGGCGGACAGCCACAGGGCCAGGAGCACGGAGCGGGGGACGTCGAGCAGGGCAGCCACGGCACCACGGTAGGCGCCGCGGCCGCCCTCAGCCGACCGCGTGCAGCGGTGCGCCCAGGGCCACCCCGGAGCCGTCGCGCCGCTGGTCCACCTCGGGCAGCGGCACGGGCTGACCGCCCGCACCCGTCCCGCGGGCCGGCGTGGCCGTGACGGCCGCGAGGATCAGCGTGTCCTCGCCCTTGAGGAACCGGTGCGCACGGACCCCGCCCGTGGCCCGGCCCTTGGCGGGGTACGCCGCGAACGGCGTGACCTTCGCGCTGCCGGCCTGCGTGCCCGCCAGCGCGGACGACGAGCCCGCGACCGTCACGACCACGGGCTCGGCGTCCTCGGGCCGCACGACGGCGAACCCGACGACCCGCGCCCCGGGCGCCAGCCGGATCCCGGCCATGCCGCCCGCGGCACGGCCCTGCGGGCGGACCTGGTCGGCGGTGAAGTGCAGCAGCGACGCGTCCGACGCGAGCAGCACCAGCTCGTCCTCGTCGCGCGCGGGTGCGGCGCCGACGACCTGGTCGCCGTCCTTGAGGGTCACGACCTCCCACGCGTCCTTGTTCGCCGGCAGGTCGCCGGCGGCGACCCGCTTGACGACGCCCTGCGCGGTGCCCAGCGCGATCGGCGGCGCGTCCTCGGCCAGCGGCACGAGCGCCACCACGCGCTCGCCGTCGGCGAGCGTCACGACCTCCCCGACGGGCAGGCCGCCCGACAGGGTCGGGGGGCCGTCGGTCGGCGGCAGCGACGGCAGCTCGAGCACCTCGACCGCCAGCACACGGCCGGCCGAGGTCAGCGCACCCAGCCGGGCGCGGGCCGTCGTGCGCACGGTCGACGTCACCACGTCGTGGCGGCTGCGGGACGTCCCGTCACCGCGGGACGGCTCCGTCTCGTCACCGGTCCGGGCCAGCAGCCCGGTCGCGGACAGCAGCGCCCAGCACGGGGTGTCCTCGATCTCCAGGGGAGCAGCCGGCGCACCGCCGCGCCGGGACGCCGGGGCGCCCGCTGCGCCCGCGACGCTCGCACCGCCCGCGTGCTCCAGCAGGATCGTCCGGCGCGGGGTGCCGTACGTCGCGGCCACCTCGGCCATCTCGTCCGACACCAGCGTGCGCAGCAGGCGCTCGTCGGCCAGCAGGGCCTCCAGTGCGGCGATCTCCGCGGTCAGCTCGGCCTGCTCGCGCTCGAGGTCCAGGCGGGAGAACCGCGTCAGCCGCCGCAGCCGCAGCTCGAGGATGTACTCCGCCTGCTCGTGCGACAGGTCGAACACCGACCGCAGGCGCCCCCGCGCGGTCTCCGCGTCGTCCGACGTGCGGATGACCTGGATGACCTCGTCGATGTCGACGATCGCCACGAGCAGGCCCTCGACCAGGTGCAGCCGCTCGCGCCGCTTGCGCAGCCGGTGCTCGGTGCGCCGGCGCACCACGTCGACCCGGTGCCCGACCCACACCTGCAGCAGCTCGCGCAGGCCCAGGGTGCGGGGCTGGCCGTCGACCAGAGCGACGTTGTTGATCGAGAACGAGTCCTCGAGGGGGGTGTACCGGTAGAGCTGCTCGAGCACGGCCTCCGGGTGGAAGCCCGTGCGAACCTCCACGACCAGGCGCAGGCCGTGCTGGCGGTCCGTCAGGTCGACCGCGTCGGCGATCCCGGAGAGCTTCTTGGACTGCACGCCCTCCTTGATCTTCTCGATGACCTTCTCCGGGCCCACCGAGTACGGCAGCTCGGTGATGACGATGCCCTTGCGCCGCGGCGTGACGTTCTCCACGCGCGCCGTCGCCCGGGTGCGGAACTGGCCGCGCCCCGTGCGGTACGCGTCGCGCACCCCGTCCAGGCCGACGATCTTGCCGCCCGTCGGCAGGTCCGGGCCCGGCACGAACCGCATGAGGTCCTCGAGCGTCGCGTCCGGGTGCAGCACCAGGTGCCGGGCCGCGGCGACGACCTCGACGAGGTTGTGCGGCGCCATGTTCGTGGCCATGCCCACCGCGATCCCCGACGCCCCGTTGACCAGCAGGTTCGGGATCGCCGACGGCAGCACCGCCGGCTGCACGAGCTTGTTGTCGTAGTTCGGGACGAAGTCGACGACGTCCTCGTCCAGGCCCAGCGTCATCGCCAGCGCCGCGGGCGCCATGCGCGCCTCGGTGTACCGCGACGCCGCCGGTCCGTCGTCGAGCGAGCCGAAGTTGCCGTGCCCGTCCACCAGCGGCAGCCGCAGCGAGAACGCCTGCGCCAGGCGCACCATCGCGTCGTAGATCGCCGCGTCGCCGTGCGGGTGCAGCTTGCCCATGACCTCGCCGACGACGCGCGCGGACTTCACGTACGGGCGCTCGGGACGCAGACCCATCTCGGCCATCTGGTAGAGGATCCGCCGCTGCACCGGCTTCAGGCCGTCACGCGCGTCGGGCAGGGCCCGGGAGTAGATGACCGAGTACGCGTACTCGAGGAACGAGCCCTCCATCTCGGCGGCGACGTCGATGTCGACGATCTTCTCGACCAGGTCCTCGGGCGGCAGGTCGGGTGTCGCGGGACGACGCGCCATGCGGGGGACAGCTCCTCGGGTCGGTGCCGGCGTGCGCCGGCGGTCGGGACGGGCGGGTGACATTGTCGCGCGTCCGGGGACGTGCCCCCGGCGCGCACCGGACGGGGCGCGACCGGGACGGCTAGCCTGACGGGCATGGTCGACGTCGCCGGTGCCCCTGCGCCGTACCCCGCGGCGTGGGAGGCCGACGTCGTGCTCCTCGACGGGTCGACGACCCGGCTGCGGCCGATCATGCCCGACGACGCCGACGCGCTGCAGGCCTTCCACGTCGGGCAGTCCGAGCGGTCGACCTACATGCGCTTCTTCGCGCCGCTGCAGCGGCTGTCCGACCGCGACCTGCACCGCCTGGTCCACGTCGACCACACCGACCGGGTGGCGCTCGTCGCCGTGGTCGACGGCCCGCCGCCCGCCGCCGCGCCGTCGCCCGACCAGCCGCCCCCCGCCGACGCGCCGCCCCCCGCCGAGCACATCATCGGCGTCGCGCGCTACGACCGCGTCGACGCCGACGCCGCCGAGGTCGCCTTCAACATCGCCGACGCCCACCAGGGTCGCGGCCTGGCGTCGGTGCTGCTCGAGCACCTCGCCGCCGCGGCCCGCGAGCGCGGCGTGCGCCGGTTCGTGGCCGAGGTGCTGCCGCAGAACGGGCGGATGCTCGGGGTCTTCACCGAGGCGGGGTACGCGGTGCGGCAGCGCACCGAGGACGGGGTCGTGACCGTCACGTTCGACCTGGACCCCACGGACCGGTCGCTGGCCGTGATGGCGGACCGTGAGCACCGGGCCGAGGCGCGGTCGATGCGGGCGCTGCTGACGGCGCGCACGGTCCTCGTCGTCGGCCCGGGCCCCGAGCCGCTGCGCCCGCTGCGGGCCCGGCTCGTCGAGCGCGTCGTGCGCGGGCTCGTCGAGAACGGGCGCGGGCAGGTCACGGTGCACGCCGTCGGCGTGGCGCGCCGGGACGACCTGCCCGCGGGGGTGCACCACCACGCGCGGCTGGAGGACGTGCCGGTGCCGGTCGAGCTCGCGGTGGTCTCGCAGGAGCCCGACCAGGTCATCGAGGTGGCGCGGCGGCTCGGTGCGCTGGGGGTGCGCGGGGTCGTCCTGCTGTCGTCCGGCTTCGCCGAGGCCGGTCCGGAGGGGCTGGAGCGGCAGCGGGCGCTCCTGCGGATCGTGCACGGCTCGGGGATGCGGCTGGTCGGTCCGGCGTCGTTCGGGATCCTGTCGACCCACGAGGGCGTCACGCTCGACGCGTCGCTGGCGCTGCGGGCCCCGCGACCGGGGCGGATCGGGCTGTTCTGCCAGTCGGCGCCGCTGGCGGTGACGCTGCTCGCGGCCGTCGAGCGCCGGCGGCTCGGCCTGGCGCAGTTCGTCTCGGCCGGTCACCGGGCCGACGTGTCGGGCAACGACGTCATGCAGTTCTGGGGCGAGGACGACGGCACGGACGTCATCGGGCTGTACCTGGAGTCCATCGGCAACCCGCGCAAGTTCTCCCGGGTCGCGCGCCGCCTCGCCGCCCACAAGCCCGTGGTCGTCGTGACGGCGGGCCGGTCGGGGCAGGTCGTGCCGCCGGGGCACGCGGTGCGTCCCACGCGGGCGCCGCGGCGCACGCTGGAGGAGGTCATGCGCCAGTCGGGCGTGGTGCGGGTCGACAACGTGCACCAGCTGCTCGACGTCGTGCAGCTGCTGGCCCACCAGCCGCTGCCGCCGGGGCGCCGGCTGGGGATCCTGGCGAGCTCGGCCTCGGTCGCGGCGCTGGTCGCGGAGGCGGCGGCGGCGGGCGGGCTGGTCGTGACGGGTGTCGCCGAGCTCCTGCCCGAGGACGCACGGGCCGACGAGGTGCGCGACACCGTCGAACGCCTCTACTCCGACCCCGAGGTCGACGTCGTGGTGGCCGTGCGGATCCCGTCGCTGGGCGTGCCGGACCCGGTCGTCCCGCGCGAGGTGGCCCGGGCGGCGGCACGGACGGGCCGCACCACCGTGGCGTGCATGTACGACCTGCACGGCGTGACGGCGGAGCTGACGGC is a genomic window containing:
- a CDS encoding DNA gyrase/topoisomerase IV subunit A; protein product: MARRPATPDLPPEDLVEKIVDIDVAAEMEGSFLEYAYSVIYSRALPDARDGLKPVQRRILYQMAEMGLRPERPYVKSARVVGEVMGKLHPHGDAAIYDAMVRLAQAFSLRLPLVDGHGNFGSLDDGPAASRYTEARMAPAALAMTLGLDEDVVDFVPNYDNKLVQPAVLPSAIPNLLVNGASGIAVGMATNMAPHNLVEVVAAARHLVLHPDATLEDLMRFVPGPDLPTGGKIVGLDGVRDAYRTGRGQFRTRATARVENVTPRRKGIVITELPYSVGPEKVIEKIKEGVQSKKLSGIADAVDLTDRQHGLRLVVEVRTGFHPEAVLEQLYRYTPLEDSFSINNVALVDGQPRTLGLRELLQVWVGHRVDVVRRRTEHRLRKRRERLHLVEGLLVAIVDIDEVIQVIRTSDDAETARGRLRSVFDLSHEQAEYILELRLRRLTRFSRLDLEREQAELTAEIAALEALLADERLLRTLVSDEMAEVAATYGTPRRTILLEHAGGASVAGAAGAPASRRGGAPAAPLEIEDTPCWALLSATGLLARTGDETEPSRGDGTSRSRHDVVTSTVRTTARARLGALTSAGRVLAVEVLELPSLPPTDGPPTLSGGLPVGEVVTLADGERVVALVPLAEDAPPIALGTAQGVVKRVAAGDLPANKDAWEVVTLKDGDQVVGAAPARDEDELVLLASDASLLHFTADQVRPQGRAAGGMAGIRLAPGARVVGFAVVRPEDAEPVVVTVAGSSSALAGTQAGSAKVTPFAAYPAKGRATGGVRAHRFLKGEDTLILAAVTATPARGTGAGGQPVPLPEVDQRRDGSGVALGAPLHAVG
- a CDS encoding SixA phosphatase family protein, producing MTSHRLVLLRHAKAEHTDAVVDHARPLAIPGRRQATAVGGALAASGHAPDHVLCSSALRTRQTWDLVRLALTAAGAPEPPADVSDDLYDAGTGDLLDLVRSVPEDVRTLLVVGHEPTVSHVAAALAGPGSDEAVTARVRVGVPTAAWSVLEIDGPWQQTAPGGARLTGLHVPA
- a CDS encoding bifunctional acetate--CoA ligase family protein/GNAT family N-acetyltransferase → MVDVAGAPAPYPAAWEADVVLLDGSTTRLRPIMPDDADALQAFHVGQSERSTYMRFFAPLQRLSDRDLHRLVHVDHTDRVALVAVVDGPPPAAAPSPDQPPPADAPPPAEHIIGVARYDRVDADAAEVAFNIADAHQGRGLASVLLEHLAAAARERGVRRFVAEVLPQNGRMLGVFTEAGYAVRQRTEDGVVTVTFDLDPTDRSLAVMADREHRAEARSMRALLTARTVLVVGPGPEPLRPLRARLVERVVRGLVENGRGQVTVHAVGVARRDDLPAGVHHHARLEDVPVPVELAVVSQEPDQVIEVARRLGALGVRGVVLLSSGFAEAGPEGLERQRALLRIVHGSGMRLVGPASFGILSTHEGVTLDASLALRAPRPGRIGLFCQSAPLAVTLLAAVERRRLGLAQFVSAGHRADVSGNDVMQFWGEDDGTDVIGLYLESIGNPRKFSRVARRLAAHKPVVVVTAGRSGQVVPPGHAVRPTRAPRRTLEEVMRQSGVVRVDNVHQLLDVVQLLAHQPLPPGRRLGILASSASVAALVAEAAAAGGLVVTGVAELLPEDARADEVRDTVERLYSDPEVDVVVAVRIPSLGVPDPVVPREVARAAARTGRTTVACMYDLHGVTAELTAADPTGRLRTVPAYAAPEDAVLALGHAARYSAWRTADRGRTVHPEGVDTRAARRLVDAHLADAAAAGAAEGAAVALTPEQTAQLLACVGVDLHPSVRVHDADEAVAAADRLGWPVAVKTTVPALRHRADLGGVRLDVADADELRGDVAAILALAADHHPDPAVPPVEVQAMAPHGSACVVRTTEDPLFGPVISFGLAGDAADLLGDLAYGVPPLTDVDVAEMVRSPRAAPRLFGYRGLPALDVDALEDVLARVSVLADGLPELRSLELNPVVVAQEGVAVLGAYATVARADRADGTRRLARP
- the glgA gene encoding glycogen synthase, whose amino-acid sequence is MRVDLVTREYPPHVYGGAGVHVAGLTAVLREHVDVRVHAFDTPREEPGTYGYAVPAELAGANAALATLGVDLGVVEGIGRVDAGGAPTDLVHSHTWYANMAGHLAALLHDVPHVLTAHSLEPLRPWKAEQLGGGYRLSSWVERTAYEAAAAVIAVSAGMREDILRAYPAVDPARVRVVHNGIDLDGWRRPVGDEAAAHARTVVERLGIDPDRPAVVFVGRITRQKGLPYLLRAVRALPADVQLVLCAGAPDTPEILAEVTGLVEELRAHRQGVVWIEQMLPRAELVAVLAHGTVFVCPSVYEPLGIVNLEAMAVGVPVVGTATGGIPEVVDDGTTGWLVPIDQVQDGTGTPVDPEAFVADLGAALVDAVADTDRAARFGLAARRRVEDHFSWEAIGLRTLEVYRQVLGA
- the glgC gene encoding glucose-1-phosphate adenylyltransferase, with translation MPAPRVLAIVLAGGEGKRLMPLTAHRAKPAVPFGGLYRLVDFALSNVINSRYLHVIVLTQYKSHSLDRHVSRTWRMSPLLGNYVAAVPAQQRVGKHWYLGSADAIYQCLNIIDDERPDIVVVVGADHVYRMDFSQMVDAHIESGAEFTVAGIRQPISQADQFGVIETDPSDPTRIARFREKPSDPVPVPDSPLEILASMGNYVADADALVNAVTVDAENVNSRHDMGGDIVPWFVERGTAGVYDFIRNDVPGSTDRDRDYWRDVGTIDSYFEANHDLISVEPVFNLYNEEWPLYTGYTGLPPAKFVHAGAGRLGHAADSIVSPGVLVSGATVSGSILSPGVRLHSWAQVTDSVLMDGVQIMRYAQVHRAILDKNVIVPERARVGLDHAHDRARGFTVTDSGITVVPKGTVISD
- the serB gene encoding phosphoserine phosphatase SerB, encoding MDVDSTLITGEVVEMLAAHAGPHALAEVAAVTEAAMRGELDFAASLHARVATLAGLPATVLADVLAEVELTPGAGELVAELHARGWPVGLVSGGFCEVVEPLAERLGITMVRANRLEVVGGRLTGRVQGDVVDRAAKARALTEFAAATGVPMDRTVAVGDGANDLDMVAAAGVGVAFNAKPVLAEAADAVVRGRLDAVLDLPQLAG